ACGACACACTGTAAAACCAGTAAGATAAAATATTGGgcatattaaaaacaaatactacAACACAATGGTCTTAAGGCCTCTTGGTTAAATTAATTGTGAAACTAGACTTCAATGTGTTCAAATAAACAATAGAGTTTCTCAGTTACTAAAAGTTTTTATGGGGGTTCCCCAAGGTTCAGTACTAACATGGAGAgatattaacaatatatttaaactttctcaatttaaacatttataaatctCTCTTTTATAAAGCAACTCAACGACTTAATTTTTATTCAATGGTGTTGACATGTTAAATGTGAGCTCAAAAGTCTAGTagaatttaaaaacagtaaactgACTAAACAAAACTATTACAAGAGTTTACAGATTACCTCTTTCTGTGTGCTGCCCTCTGTTGAGTCAGACTGGTAATACACCTCATAGGTGAGCAGGGACATGAAGAGCGGCAGGCAGCAGACGTGTCGAGAGCCGGGCTCAGCGCAGTGGAACGACTGAGGGGAATCACAGCACAGAACTAACATGAAGCCGTTGAGTTGGGGGAAAAGGATGGAGGCGCACGTTAAAACAACAGCTGCTTTGGAGAAACCAGGAGCACTGTcgcgtttttttaaaaacagaggaaaaacctTTGGAGGCTTACACTCAGAAGGCACCGCATCATCTCGTCCTGCTTCTCTCCGCTCTCTGCGCAGCTTTCTGCTAACTGGACGATCACGCCCATGTGGCCCGCGGCCAAGACGGCCTCCACGCCCTGGACCAGCTCGTCAAACAGCCTCGGGAACTGCAGGAAACGGGAAAGTCGTCAAATTAATTCCAAGTGGTGAACTCTTCAGCCCCCagctcaacaacaacaacacgtCGCCTACCAGTTTACACTTGGCCGAGGCTGCCGTCAGCCTCTGGATGGGGAAGTTGGCGATGGGGTGGAGGGCGAGGTCAACCAAGCTGCCCTTCAGGTGGTTCTTGTAGAGGTCACGGAGCAGAGATTTGTGGGATAGCTGAATGATCGTCTCTATGAGGCGACTGGAGGCCTGGTCCTTCAGGAAAACCAGCagtggactgtgggagaaaagagaaaacagcaTTCATCATCATAGCACTTTAACAACAAGCTTTTCTAAGAGGCTTTAGGGAAAACCGTCTCTAACCTGACTCCGGGGGCAGAGCTGCGGCTGGTCAGGTACTCCATGGTGCGCCTTAGAAGCTGCTTGCAGAGTTTAGGTCGCTTTCTGTGACACACAGTCAGCATGGTCTGGAAAACTGCACTGGCAGCACCGTCTGTAACGCTCactaaagtaaaagaaaaaaaaaaaaaaaaaaaagggtggtgTTAAAAACTTTGAGAAATTAAAGGACTTCAGCAGTGCAGAGTCATGCCAAAGCATTCATGCCgtcaggactttttttttttttttagatgttaccacatcacagccacaaacctcaatgcattttatcacactttttttaaatagatttattaaatagaaaagaaaaaaaaaacaaggtagtgcatgattgtgaagtggaaggaagacgGTGTGACGTGTGACCTCTCATTTGCATTTAGCAAAATCGGAGGCAATCGGACTTGGTGTGACAGAGCTGGACCTCTGTCCCTCATCCACATATTTCAAGTACAGAGACAGCGTTCACAGACAGAAACATGGGTGTGCCATGGGCTCCCCTGGGTCACCCATTGTGGCCAATTTGTACATGAAGGACCACCAACACACTGGGTTAAATATGTGGATGACCAAACCAAAGAAGTTTTGAGGCATTCCCCAACCACATCAACTCAGTGGACAGCAACATAGGGtgtaccagagaggatgccaagaataacatgttgccttttctggactgtgTGGTACACATTGAGGAAGATGGGGGGTCTCAAAACTGAGGTTTACCGGAAGcccaaacacacagacaaacatctGCATTTCGATTCAtatcacccactggagcacaaactctcTGATTTACTGACAGCACTCCctctgccacagaggagaaacaaaaagaatacAAGCACGTCAAGAAATCACTGCAAGCTTGCGCTTACCCAAAATGAGCCTTTtgtcagaaaaaacaacaacaacagtgtcaaaaacagaggagaaaacagagagacgCGAGGACATTGTCATTCCACGTGtgtgtcaggagtttctgagaCACTCGGGAGAATTTcctccaaacacaacataccagtcaatttcaaacctaataacactctcagacaaaaagtggctcatcccaaagacagaagacccaaaccacagctgagcggcGTTGTGTCTGCggtccaatgcagcgaggactgctcagactTACATtagagaaactaaacaacagcgaCATAAACACATggagcagcacaggagggccaacAGCTCAGGTACgattcagcagtccacctgcacctcgagaacaaagggcactcttttgacgacaatgatgtccagatttaggacagatggtttgaaagaggggtgaaagaagccatcttggtcaaaagagaaagaTTTCCTGAGAAAATAAACAGAGGACGAGGATTGAGCTTCCAGCTCCTCAGTGTTTACAGCTTGGTCCTCCAActcattccaaagagattacatcagcatctcatcatcattcaggtgaccaagtactccactcaaaCAGAGCAATATTagcttctaatgacccaggaTGGTGACGGGTGGGtaattgatttgcatctgaccgAGTGTttctaggaggatgggcctccatgtgcttaaaaacagcagcacaccaACTGCAGgctgctcaagtgcgagccaccagaatcgacaaagactcctggacacgtgtcgaaacgttttcagaaagaagtgAACGAAAGTTGCCTTggctctgatttaagcctgtttgctgatgtgacgacccggataactgagaatttgcacaggcatctgGATTCAGCTTCACAGAGAAAGCCATTAGAAATCCTGTTTGCAGACCACATGGAAgaaaaggtgctctggtcaggaGAGAATAATGATGGACATTTTTGGCTGATATAAAACCCTACGCAGATGCGGACAGCGCACATCACCCTAAACCCACCACTGAGCCGGAGCAACTATTTAgatgacctttaaaaaaaaaatctagacgTGACATGCTGGTGGAGACATATTCCAAAATACTGACTCAGAggcttaaataaaaaactacacaaaaacatgacacacctttttgattataaaaaaaagctgaaaactgtttgcttccacttcacagctatgcaatactttgtgttgatcttttAGGCggaatatcaataaaatacaaaaaagttaaaaaggagTATAAACAACTTGCATGAATGTGTGGTAAGTAAATGAAAGAATGCATATAATCTTTAACGGTGTATAGGTAGGCATGTTAAGGAATGAAACCGCCTGCTGGATTAGAAACACCCAACACCAGCAGTATTTTATAAAATGGTTCTTTCTGACAGTCAGGATTTAGTAAAAAGCAGCTTCACAGCCTCTGCGTGTGCATTTGCCCTGAGGGTTATTGACTTCAATCAGTTTTACTGATGAAATGAAATGGCTGCATGTATTATATAAATAATCTAGACCGTATTTTTACAGAAGACATTTCGATTCAGTGCTTATGCTTTGGCTCTGCGGGTTTTCAGACTAGAAAAATGACTTCAATCGCTTCTTTTGAATCTCATCTTCATACATTTCCTTTCCTACAGCAACACAAGTTTATCAACGACACATAAATGTGTTCAATACTTctaaaaaacatcaatatttgaaaataaaatcttgtaTTCCTCTGTGTTAGATTTTTCTCTTTGTGATATGATACAAAGAAAGAATTGCCTCGTCTATAATccggcaaaataaaaaaaaaaggcgaagACAGAGATGAACTCCGATGGTCTGATGAAAGGCCGCTTACGATTAATATTTTCCATCAAGGTCTCGGTGAGGCTCTTCAGCTCGTACCAGAACGAGGTGGGAATCTCAAAGTCTGTCAGATGAGGGGCCGCTCTCTGCACTTTGGCACCTGGTTCAAAACAGAACATCAAAAGAGAAACGCACACGTGAatacaaaagttaaaatgaacaCACCTCAGGGTACGGAGCCCtgatgctgtaaaaaaaaaaaaaaaatctattgaaaAGGATCAAAAGCTTAATTTCCTTTCTGTAATCTTCAGAGGAGAAGGGAAAAGGAAGTACATTACAAATGAGACGAAAATCTCCTTTTGGGCAGCTCCCTGTCAGTCAATCAGTTTGCCCTCGTTTTGCTCGCGGAGGCAAATCAAGTAGTTTAAAACCTCCAGCAAGCAATTGCTGCAATTTGCATCAAAACTCCTCCAATTTACACGGGAACACACGTATTACGGACAGATTTGGTTATTGTGCATGACCACCCCGTCCCAGGGACATCGTTATCTCTGGCGGGACTCAAACCAGCGCAGAGGAGTCGGCATGAAaataaagatctttttttttgtagtctgAGCATGAATGGGTACTCTGCACAGAACAACAAAAGAAACGTCTCGAGTAATTAGCACGGATTAACCCATGCAGGGAAGCATGGGCGCATAACCAGAGGGAACCTGGGGAACAGACGAATCGAATGCTGGCAGCAAAAACGGAGGAACACGAAATAATAAGTTATTTAGAAAGCCATTCTTTTTCACGGGTGATCGCCCTTTTcccttgtttgatttttttaaaacattcccCGTTGAGGCGTTTTAGGATTTCTGCAGTACGATTGTGCTGCCAGTCTCGTGCACGCCGACTCATCCTGCTGGCTTTTCCCCATCACTGTCAACACTCACACTTTGCCTTATATCCTAACTTGGATGTCCAAAATTATTAAACATGCCACTTTACTAAATAGCCTTTgacattattatttgttttgtcaaCGCAAACTCAAAGCAGCACGCTtgtttttgagtttttaaagGTATATCCCGCTCCTCAGGGCGTAATAAAGGGCATCGTTTAAATATTGCTCCGATGCGGCCGCCATTCTCACCGTTATCGTTACAGAGAGGCGCTGCTGCATTATAAGATACgatgctttatttgtcattatacatacaaggtacatacaatgaaattttgtagatcagatggagggttagcctgagcTGCTGCGACTGACCGCGCTGCTCTTTGTTGATGTAGCAGTAGAACTGCATAGAATCAACACACCCTCCAAAAGGCGTCGCTGACTGACTTTTTTGGAaacgtaaaaaaacaaacaacacaagTATTGTTTAACCAGTGAGGGCACATTAGCACAACCAGCTCACGCAGGCAACTACACTTTTCAGTGTGGAAGGCGATGCTTAGCAAAGTCAAAGTTAGGATTTTCAGCATCAgtgaagttttcaagttttcaGCATCCGACAAGAGGGGAACTGGAACACAAAAAGGCGAAGATGACGTAAACTGTGACTCGTTAGTTTTGACCTCTGAGGCAAAACGCGCCATTAGTTAAGGACTTGTTTTCTTCAAGGACCACACATACAAACAGTACTAATCACCAATAAGAGGCTTCAGTCAGTTGAAAATTTCTAATTCATAATAAATTTGAatttttggtctttgttttaaaaggttttaaagcgACTGCTCTCTCACACAGTGGCACTGCATAACTTCTGTCccagatataaaaaataatgactTCTGGTAAAGTAGTTATATTTTCACACCTTCTACAGCCATAGCCAGAAAATCTGGAATCAGTGAAAGTCGGTTTTAGCAGGACAAAGATTCACAAAACCGGGAATCAGGAATTGGGCACCGAACGGATCAGTTCACTACAACAAGATGAGGTGCCTCTGGGCGTCTGTGTGCGTTTACCTGGACGGGCTTCGGTGCGAGGAGGTCCAAGGCAGCCCCCCAGCACGTGTAAAAGCGTGCGGACCACGTGCGAGCCATGGACGTGTTTGATGAACTCGGCGCTGTTGTCTCTCACCACCTGACTTAGGGACAACACCTGGGTCTCCAACACGCCAGcactttcctcctcctcctcttcttcagcGGCTTTTGATGGATCCTTCAGTGagaactctaaaacaaatattcaGAGCACGTAAACACGGGTAATTGTGTCCTACTTTAAGCCTTTTTATTTGCGtgaaaactgaagaaaacagaTGATTAGCTTAACAACAAACATGAATAAagggttttatttatgtttttctccACATTTCACATGTTTTTGTGCCACAGATCCCAGGGGAAACACTCTTATTTTGTCGTATGTTGCCAGTTTACGATGGCATGACATTAAATCGATTCGAGTTTGAAAACTAACCAAACACACGTCATATTAAAGTCTTTCTCAGTATAAGAAGCAAGAAAAGTTTAGAAACAAAGCCAATAACCCCATCTAAGTCCCACTTACCATCCCACCTGGACATCTGTCTGAGCGCGCTCTCCACAACGTGGCCGCCACACCGGTCGCACGACGCCTCCTTAAAAGTGGAGCCCAGCTCTCCGCCCAGCTCGGCCAGCACCTCCCCCACCTGCTCGGGGTTGGACagctcaagcagccgctgcagAGTGATGCTTCCCGTCTGGTCTGTCGCCACCAGGCTGGCTTTCCCTTTCACCTCAGCGAGGACGTTCTCCACAAACATCTCTGGGAAATGTATCgcaaatgtgtttaaatatttttcttccgAGACATTTGCAAAAGGCGCACAGCAATGTCACAGAGAATCCGCACGAGGAATGACTGTTATACAAATATGtattaaaatgatcaaaataaatgaactgtATCTACACTAAGGCAGAAAACAAACTATGCTGTCTGTTGTGCCCACAGTAATATTTATTCAATCTTGCTCTTTGTGTTTTATAGAGGTAAACATATACCTGGGTGAGCCTACCATTCCCCGGGCACATGCAGCACAAAATTACCTCAGTGCGGCCAGCACTAGTATTGACAGTGAACAGCGGTTCAGCGCTGTGGCCCATGTCATGGAGCTTGTGAAAAGGCAGAGATGCTCACTTTTGTCCAACAAAACCTGCCTCTCACACTGTACTGATAGGCTTGAGCTACATATAACAGTCAGGCTTGTTTAATTGCCTTTAAGGACTGGATGGATGGTTACTGAAGACCTAAGTTTTAGTTATAACGTAGCACAcgttatttggcttttttttttcgccTGTCTGAAAATCACATCTTCTGCTACACAATGTTTGTAGCAAATAGAATAGTGTAGTTAAGACTGAGTCCAATTAAGAGGACTGTGTTCTGCTAAGAAACAGAAGCTGCCATTATTTTGCACTTTTGATTTTGCTTGCACAGGGAAAAACTAATTGAGGTTTGAGCTGATAATTAAGACTGAACACACACATAGTGGGGTTCTgtttttagttcatttttaatttaagtGACTGTTAAGCATATTTAGATATTGATGCTCCTCTACTAATCTGCACTTATCACATGCCAATTGTGTACAGAGGTGTTATTCAGTTTTGTGACAATGCCAAATTTGCACAGTTTGGGAGAGACAATGTCATAAACAAATTTGTTTACATCATTTTCAGAATCCCTTTTTTGCATCTGTATTTGACAGTAAGCCAATTTAACAAAGAGTATGCAGAATaatagttgtttgttttttttttacagagggaACTACATAGCCTTTCTAAGTAAATATAGGAGAAGAAATATCGGAATCGGTCAAATTAGTTGTGAAGTATCAACATGTGGGGTATGGGGAAAAATTCAATATCATGCATCCCTACTAGGGAGTAAGCCCAGTTGGGAAGTAGTTATGTTTTGTTGATGATGTTTATCATTTTAGACATATTTATCCAGGTACCAAAAACAACTCTTGTATATTTCCTTAAAATCAATAAAGacatctgggttttttttctccccggCGGACATGCCCACCCTGTCCACTGATTGCTTTTCCTGGTGACAAATGATGCACACCCAACCCATCCACAAAGAACAAAGAGGTTTTTCTCAACTTCCACTTCACAAAGAGTCCAGCTGCAGTTCCCACCCCTAAGGTCCCTCATTTGATCCAGACGCTCAGCTCCTTTTGCATTCTGAGCCAGTCATGTTGCAGCGTGACATCTCAGCTTTCCTTACTTTCAACAAATCTCTTTCTGAACTTGGTTACTTAAAAAGAGGCGGGGTGAAAAAACAAGCATGTTAGAACCCCAACGGCTAATTTGAAATGTATTCAATATACAGACCGTAACTGCTAAAATCTAAATCCTAACCTTTTCAGCCCACAAATAAactgtaaagaaaagaaaataataaactgtAGCCCAGCAGCGGTGTGAAGGACACACATATGGGAACATTTCCTCCATATGTGCAGTTGATGTTCTGCTACAGAGGAAAGTCACTGTATGTGAACTCTTTGAATTAATCCAGTTTACCTCTCTCGTCTTCTTCTTCAAAGCCTTCACTCAGTCTATCCCCAACACGGCGGAAGTAACCAACACTCAGAGCATCCAGTCGCTTCCTGCCACCATCACCCTTAGCTTTAGGTCCTTCTTTATCTTCCTCgtccctcttcttcttcttccactctcctcttcctccatcttCAGCGGGGTGCCTCCTCTTCCTGTCTCCTCCTTTCTGTGGCTTCTCTCCTTCCACTTTAGCCAGCATGTTGGATCTCAATAACACATGCAGAATACAGAGCAGAGGCTCAGCCTGGATCCCTGGTTAAAATGGAGACAAGTTCTCATCAaaattgggtaaaaaaaaaaaacaacagtcttGTTCTGACTGAGAGAAGCCTTCACTTTAGTTGTCATTGTGCTCTTTAGCCTCTAGGAATAAAACAATgtgtgttgtattttgttctggTTTTACTGCATGAACGACGAATTTAACCTCCAATGGAAAATAATATTAACTCTGAAGTAGTAATTCTTTACAGGTTTGATATGTCTAAAAGAGATTAAATCCCCATAAAGACCACAGAGTTCGGCTATAAACCAAACAGCACGTAGACTTCTTGCTAGCCCCGCTGCAACAAAACCGAACGAGAACGACCGCGAGATCGTTGTTCAATGAAAGggataatgatttatttaaactgtttttagcCGTAGATGAATGTACATTTGAGAAAAAGTGCATTACTCACGTGTGAGACCTGTAAATCTTccggcttcttcttcttctacagtTTCTTATCGTGCGGTTGGAACGCAGCCCTTAGATGGATTACTGCCCCCTACAGGAGTGGCGTGATTAAGGGTAAACAAACTGCTAAAACGAAATATGAAAAGACattatttcagtatttaatCATGAAAGCTTTCCTCcaacaattaattaaaaataagtttttctttcataatgtgttttaatgtcaATTTATTCTCTGCCTTAACTGCTAAACTCAAATGACAAATTACTGTTTTTAGCTAGTTGTTTTGTTGTATCAGATTATGTTTGTTTGATGACTGCTTGTTTCATAAAGTTTACTGTCTGATTCTAACTaacataaatttaaaaagaaaaaatcatcCTTCCCAAGCTTGACTTTTATTTACATTAGCTTTATAATCAATATCACAGTTTTCTTGACTTctgcttctttattttttatgttctctcCTAAACCTTTATCACTATTGCTAGAAGAGTATTCAAAATATGTGCCATATTGTAAATCTTATCTGTATGATGAATTTCCCAATTCTAATCTTTGAAGAGCAGAAAAGCTGTACAATGTAATACTACATTATTACATTATGTTAAAGTAGTGCTGACAACGTTGCTACAAattttgctgtttatatccaatTATCAGTCAATTTTTTTCAtatgctatgtaaataaaatattttcaaagtaatgttGCGCCACCATAAGCTACATACATATGTGGTT
This genomic window from Fundulus heteroclitus isolate FHET01 chromosome 6, MU-UCD_Fhet_4.1, whole genome shotgun sequence contains:
- the LOC105917179 gene encoding nucleolar protein 9 — encoded protein: MLAKVEGEKPQKGGDRKRRHPAEDGGRGEWKKKKRDEEDKEGPKAKGDGGRKRLDALSVGYFRRVGDRLSEGFEEEDEREMFVENVLAEVKGKASLVATDQTGSITLQRLLELSNPEQVGEVLAELGGELGSTFKEASCDRCGGHVVESALRQMSRWDEFSLKDPSKAAEEEEEEESAGVLETQVLSLSQVVRDNSAEFIKHVHGSHVVRTLLHVLGGCLGPPRTEARPGAKVQRAAPHLTDFEIPTSFWYELKSLTETLMENINLSVTDGAASAVFQTMLTVCHRKRPKLCKQLLRRTMEYLTSRSSAPGVSPLLVFLKDQASSRLIETIIQLSHKSLLRDLYKNHLKGSLVDLALHPIANFPIQRLTAASAKCKLFPRLFDELVQGVEAVLAAGHMGVIVQLAESCAESGEKQDEMMRCLLSSFHCAEPGSRHVCCLPLFMSLLTYEVYYQSDSTEGSTQKEVPLTSMCYHGSLLVQALAKFKERSHLLSSLRSLSPADLLTMACDPSGSHVLQALITTSSDKGRGKILKRLEGQYVQMACSKLGSRVLEAVWNSASVSQRQSIAQELVPSESKLRSDQFARHVWAKFALSHFAHRRAHWQEIQTGESKKRKLFSDLLE